Proteins co-encoded in one Gopherus evgoodei ecotype Sinaloan lineage chromosome 4, rGopEvg1_v1.p, whole genome shotgun sequence genomic window:
- the LOC115650071 gene encoding serine/threonine-protein kinase PAK 6-like isoform X1, with protein MTRSNAFDLSDSGIMFRKKKKKRPEISAPQNFQHRVHTSFDPKEGKFIGLPPQWQNILDTLKRPKPVVDPSRITRMQLQPMKTVVRGNSIEVEGYISGILNDIQKLSVISSNTLRGKSPTSRRRAQSLGLLGEDRLPDMYLQSPEVDWEDKYGNYLNCNGGSKAARRQTMWPDYKPRMDGQSHPNGMVMKAKSLGPSEFQGEDGRCIQLTSVSQHQQHACVLVGKSDKAERRSSECWPQPCLVAQVNPRPSWEGSPCPKSRENSLKRRLLRSVFSSSSDSNKSGPTLQIKSNAFFRPQQWGSPRSPSTKAQSLPPDQPAPDLTRMISEAGTPQKSPIERATTLPQGRPSPAGSPRNRHTQTSSSNLHLSQDSSTKGQLANEDPAVVTHEQFKAALRMVVDQGDPRTLLENYVKIGEGSTGIVCIAREKHSGRQVAVKMMDLRKQQRRELLFNEVVIMRDYQHVNVVEMYKSYLVGEELWVLMEFLQGGALTDIVSQIRLNEEQIATVCESVLQALAYLHSQGVIHRDIKSDSILLTLDGRVKLSDFGFCAQISKDVPKRKSLVGTPYWMAPEVISRAPYTTEVDIWSLGIMVIEMVDGEPPYFSDSPVQAMKRLRDNSPPKLKNSHKTSPVLRDFLERMLTRDPLERATAQELLDHPFLLQTGLPECLVPLIQQYRKRTSTC; from the exons ATGACTAGATCTAATGCATTTGATCTCTCTGATTCAGGCATCATGTTTCGCAAAAAGAAGAAGAAACGACCTGAGATCTCTGCTCCGCAGAACTTCCAGCATCGGGTCCACACCTCGTTTGATCCAAAGGAGGGTAAATTCATTGGCCTGCCCCCTCAATGGCAGAATATTCTAGACACCCTAAAACGCCCAAAGCCAGTTGTAGACCCTTCAAGAATCACCAGGATGCAGCTTCAACCTATGAAG ACTGTAGTGAGGGGCAACAGCATCGAAGTGGAGGGATATATCTCTGGGATACTGAATGATATTCAGAAGCTTTCTGTCATCAGTTCCAACACTCTAAGGGGAAAGAGCCCGACCAGCAGGAGGAGAGCCCAGTCACTTGGACTTTTGGGAGAGGACAGGCTCCCAGACATGTATCTTCAGAGCCCTGAGGTTGACTGGGAAGACAAATATGGAAACTACCTCAACTGCAACGGTGGAAGCAAAGCAGCCCGAAGGCAGACTATGTGGCCAGATTATAAACCCAGGATGGATGGGCAATCTCATCCCAATGGTATGGTAATGAAAGCAAAGTCCCTTGGGCCTTCAGAATTCCAAGGTGAGGATGGGCGCTGCATCCAGCTCACTTCAGTTTCACAGCACCAACAGCACGCCTGTGTTCTGGTTGGGAAGAGTGATAAGGCTGAAAGAAGAAGCTCAGAATGTTGGCCCCAGCCTTGCCTGGTGGCACAAGTGAATCCCAGGCCTTCTTGGGAgggcagcccttgtcccaaatcGAGGGAAAACAGCTTGAAACGGAGGCTGTTACGAAGTGTGTTTTCCTCATCCAGTGACTCAAATAAGTCAGGCCCCACCTTGCAGATTAAG TCTAATGCTTTCTTCAGGCCTCAGCAATGGGGTTCTCCACGCAGCCCTTCAACCAAAGCCCAGTCTCTTCCGCCTGATCAGCCAGCACCAGATTTAACCAGGATGATTTCAGAAGCTGGTACCCCCCAGAAGAGCCCAATTGAGAGGGCAACTACATTGCCACAGGGCAGGCCATCACCAGCAGGATCCCCCCGAAACAGACACACTCAGACCAGTTCCAGCAACCTTCACCTATCCCAAGACTCTTCCACTAAAGGACAGTTGGCCAATGAAGACCCTGCGGTCGTGACTCATGAGCAGTTCAAGGCCGCACTCCGAATGGTGGTGGACCAGGGTGATCCCCGGACATTGCTGGAGAACTATGTAAAGATTGGTGAAGGATCCACAGGCATTGTCTGCATCGCTCGTGAGAAGCATTCAGGGCGACAGGTGGCAGTAAAGATGATGGACCTGAGAAAGCAGCAGCGACGGGAACTTCTTTTTAATGAG GTGGTGATAATGAGAGACTATCAGCACGTCAATGTGGTGGAGATGTATAAAAGCTACCTGGTGGGAGAGGAACTCTGGGTGCTCATGGAATTTTTGCAGGGAGGAGCCCTCACTGACATTGTCTCTCAAATCAG GCTAAATGAGGAACAAATTGCAACAGTGTGTGAGTCAGTGCTGCAAGCCCTTGCATACTTGCATTCCCAGGGCGTGATTCACAGAGACATTAAGAGCGACTCCATTCTCCTGACCCTCGATGGAAGG GTGAAACTCTCAGATTTTGGCTTTTGCGCTCAGATCAGTAAAGATGTACCAAAAAGGAAGTCCCTGGTAGGAACTCCATACTGGATGGCTCCGGAGGTTATTTCAAGGGCCCCATACACTACTGAG gtggaTATCTGGTCTCTAGGGATCATGGTGATAGAGATGGTGGATGGAGAACCCCCCTATTTCAGTGACTCACCAGTCCAAGCAATGAAAAGACTCCGTGACAATTCTCCTCCTAAACTGAAAAATTCTCACAAG
- the LOC115650071 gene encoding serine/threonine-protein kinase PAK 6-like isoform X2, which translates to MFRKKKKKRPEISAPQNFQHRVHTSFDPKEGKFIGLPPQWQNILDTLKRPKPVVDPSRITRMQLQPMKTVVRGNSIEVEGYISGILNDIQKLSVISSNTLRGKSPTSRRRAQSLGLLGEDRLPDMYLQSPEVDWEDKYGNYLNCNGGSKAARRQTMWPDYKPRMDGQSHPNGMVMKAKSLGPSEFQGEDGRCIQLTSVSQHQQHACVLVGKSDKAERRSSECWPQPCLVAQVNPRPSWEGSPCPKSRENSLKRRLLRSVFSSSSDSNKSGPTLQIKSNAFFRPQQWGSPRSPSTKAQSLPPDQPAPDLTRMISEAGTPQKSPIERATTLPQGRPSPAGSPRNRHTQTSSSNLHLSQDSSTKGQLANEDPAVVTHEQFKAALRMVVDQGDPRTLLENYVKIGEGSTGIVCIAREKHSGRQVAVKMMDLRKQQRRELLFNEVVIMRDYQHVNVVEMYKSYLVGEELWVLMEFLQGGALTDIVSQIRLNEEQIATVCESVLQALAYLHSQGVIHRDIKSDSILLTLDGRVKLSDFGFCAQISKDVPKRKSLVGTPYWMAPEVISRAPYTTEVDIWSLGIMVIEMVDGEPPYFSDSPVQAMKRLRDNSPPKLKNSHKTSPVLRDFLERMLTRDPLERATAQELLDHPFLLQTGLPECLVPLIQQYRKRTSTC; encoded by the exons ATGTTTCGCAAAAAGAAGAAGAAACGACCTGAGATCTCTGCTCCGCAGAACTTCCAGCATCGGGTCCACACCTCGTTTGATCCAAAGGAGGGTAAATTCATTGGCCTGCCCCCTCAATGGCAGAATATTCTAGACACCCTAAAACGCCCAAAGCCAGTTGTAGACCCTTCAAGAATCACCAGGATGCAGCTTCAACCTATGAAG ACTGTAGTGAGGGGCAACAGCATCGAAGTGGAGGGATATATCTCTGGGATACTGAATGATATTCAGAAGCTTTCTGTCATCAGTTCCAACACTCTAAGGGGAAAGAGCCCGACCAGCAGGAGGAGAGCCCAGTCACTTGGACTTTTGGGAGAGGACAGGCTCCCAGACATGTATCTTCAGAGCCCTGAGGTTGACTGGGAAGACAAATATGGAAACTACCTCAACTGCAACGGTGGAAGCAAAGCAGCCCGAAGGCAGACTATGTGGCCAGATTATAAACCCAGGATGGATGGGCAATCTCATCCCAATGGTATGGTAATGAAAGCAAAGTCCCTTGGGCCTTCAGAATTCCAAGGTGAGGATGGGCGCTGCATCCAGCTCACTTCAGTTTCACAGCACCAACAGCACGCCTGTGTTCTGGTTGGGAAGAGTGATAAGGCTGAAAGAAGAAGCTCAGAATGTTGGCCCCAGCCTTGCCTGGTGGCACAAGTGAATCCCAGGCCTTCTTGGGAgggcagcccttgtcccaaatcGAGGGAAAACAGCTTGAAACGGAGGCTGTTACGAAGTGTGTTTTCCTCATCCAGTGACTCAAATAAGTCAGGCCCCACCTTGCAGATTAAG TCTAATGCTTTCTTCAGGCCTCAGCAATGGGGTTCTCCACGCAGCCCTTCAACCAAAGCCCAGTCTCTTCCGCCTGATCAGCCAGCACCAGATTTAACCAGGATGATTTCAGAAGCTGGTACCCCCCAGAAGAGCCCAATTGAGAGGGCAACTACATTGCCACAGGGCAGGCCATCACCAGCAGGATCCCCCCGAAACAGACACACTCAGACCAGTTCCAGCAACCTTCACCTATCCCAAGACTCTTCCACTAAAGGACAGTTGGCCAATGAAGACCCTGCGGTCGTGACTCATGAGCAGTTCAAGGCCGCACTCCGAATGGTGGTGGACCAGGGTGATCCCCGGACATTGCTGGAGAACTATGTAAAGATTGGTGAAGGATCCACAGGCATTGTCTGCATCGCTCGTGAGAAGCATTCAGGGCGACAGGTGGCAGTAAAGATGATGGACCTGAGAAAGCAGCAGCGACGGGAACTTCTTTTTAATGAG GTGGTGATAATGAGAGACTATCAGCACGTCAATGTGGTGGAGATGTATAAAAGCTACCTGGTGGGAGAGGAACTCTGGGTGCTCATGGAATTTTTGCAGGGAGGAGCCCTCACTGACATTGTCTCTCAAATCAG GCTAAATGAGGAACAAATTGCAACAGTGTGTGAGTCAGTGCTGCAAGCCCTTGCATACTTGCATTCCCAGGGCGTGATTCACAGAGACATTAAGAGCGACTCCATTCTCCTGACCCTCGATGGAAGG GTGAAACTCTCAGATTTTGGCTTTTGCGCTCAGATCAGTAAAGATGTACCAAAAAGGAAGTCCCTGGTAGGAACTCCATACTGGATGGCTCCGGAGGTTATTTCAAGGGCCCCATACACTACTGAG gtggaTATCTGGTCTCTAGGGATCATGGTGATAGAGATGGTGGATGGAGAACCCCCCTATTTCAGTGACTCACCAGTCCAAGCAATGAAAAGACTCCGTGACAATTCTCCTCCTAAACTGAAAAATTCTCACAAG